One window from the genome of Sesamum indicum cultivar Zhongzhi No. 13 linkage group LG15, S_indicum_v1.0, whole genome shotgun sequence encodes:
- the LOC105178408 gene encoding glycine-rich cell wall structural protein translates to MKYRAFILIALVLVCSVFAAEKSQHETKEVAQNEIKGDETKHTNTHVGHGGGTGVDAGAWFMGRGGGMAGGMGGAPAGGGITAAEAKAYKETRAKVEIKN, encoded by the exons ATGAAGTATAGAGCTTTTATCTTGATTGCCCTTGTGCTTGTTTGTTCAGTTTTTGCAGCGGAGAAGTCTCAACATGAGACTAAGGAAGTGGctcaaaatgaaataaagg gtGATGAAACAAAGCACACCAACACTCATGTTGGTCATGGTGGCGGGACAGGCGTTGATGCAGGTGCTTGGTTCATGGGCAGAGGTGGTGGTATGGCTGGGGGTATGGGTGGCGCCCCAGCAGGGGGGGGTAT CACTGCCGCGGAAGCCAAAGCCTACAAGGAAACTCGAGCCAAAGTCGAAATCAAGAACTGA